DNA from Gouania willdenowi unplaced genomic scaffold, fGouWil2.1 scaffold_55_arrow_ctg1, whole genome shotgun sequence:
CTGTtctttactatatatatatatatatatatatatatatatatatatatatatatatatatattaaatagaCCGTTTGGCATATTCTGATTGATGGAGAAACAATTGTCTTCAACATTTTCTGATGACAAGATAAAGTTGCATCTaaaaattatttctttaaaGTTATTCGATAACAATTGCAAAGAATGTTttgttagaatagaatagaatagacctttattgatccccaaatGTGGGAAATGCACatgttgcagcaacacaatgtaatattaaaaacaaaaacactgctcctcagggatgggttaaatgcagaggacaaattccattcatgtcataacattacatggccaattaaaggcgaatgccccgatttaatctttaatattaaaaataaataccagcATAGGATAATAATGCAAATATCCGACTGtgggacaaaaaaaactttgggaaaaaaaaattaagaaaaatgaaattaataaagtaaaaaacaaacgaAAGGCACaacatgaaattaaaataatataaaaaatatgtgTAATTGTTGTAAAAAGTGTCGACACTCCTTGTTTCTGGGCTTTACACTGTTTAATGTTATCTTCTTTTaactgtaaatactgtaaaaaaaaaaaacacttgatatTGTTGTTGGGAATTTGTCTGATCCAGCAGGAATGTTGGAATATTTGGTGCTTTACTGACATTCATGTTCTATGGACTGatattaaatcattttattgtctCTGTTCTCAGACACAAGATGCTGTGTTTAGGAAGACGCTGTATGCCAACACCACCATTTTCATGAAGTGTAAGTAGCCTCACCTCATCTGCATTATGGTTTCTCTAAATTACTGTACGTGTTTTTCCAGTAGATGGTATTAGCatcttttaagatgactatatactattgcACAAATagtaataaacttcctggataacacttgatattattcagataaataaataaagccagGATTGAGTGCTGCTTAGaaactttgcaaaaaaaaaaacagaagttgaAATATTTTCAGATCATTAGTGAGCTTATTCCACTCCTCAATAAAATTTATGAGCATGTGAAATTTTGATTTCTGGGtcaaaattatcattattatatttatttgtgtagtaTTATCCATAATCACAAATGTTTTACCAATTCTAAGTAtatcaaatacattttctattttatcactggcattattattattattattattattattattattattattattattattattattattaataaccatAGGAAGAAGCGGCGATTATGTTGCCAAGTGTCTTTGGAATTAGTTTTAGGGCTGACATGGTATTGGACAATGCCATCACCACTACTGACTTATGAAAAATGAACAcagcttttattcattttgatcCAGGACATTCAGCAGCTCTGCACAACTTTTAGCACACTACAATGTCAGGGACTTCCCcgaaaagcttcaaaatatttgggaaaaagggtaaaaaatatgaaaacattaacaaagcaggtaagttatgaagtgtttttatttacaaatatatatagacatttaatattaattataataaaaatacattttgtttctcAGGCGCCTTTTAAAAACAATCTAAAGGTCACCTTAcattgaaacaaacaaaataataaacaatattataaacaataaaatgtgcaataatacaattaaaacatACAGTCCCATGGTGGATAGGAGAGCAGGATGAATAGTACGAGAAGgtgaatataattataatagaatataatagaatcgtacaaataaagaaattacTCCTGCACGGaggaacagcagcagctgaaaaacagtttttgaaTTCGGGAGAAGAACCTCCGAATGTTCTTGAACCTCTTGGGGGTGGGGAAGGGGACGTCTTCAACCATAGGTCCATTCACTGATGAAACACATTCCAGACCCTCATCACAATGATTAGGAAACTGTTCTGGAAAGGAACAGATTCCTGAATCACTCTGAGTTGCAGGAAGATGGAGTTCTTTTCCCAGATCTTGGCATGGCTCCTGAACTCTTTCATTGTCATCATTCACATGAGAAAGAGGGACCTTGGGGACATCTGTCTCAATGTGTGTGATTTGGCTGGATGCAGGAGTGGGTGGGACCTCGTCAGCCTCTTCAGCCACATGTGCCTCACCATCCTTCACAGGAGTAACACTATGTGAGGCCTCCGTTGGCATTAATGCCTGTGCGGTGGTCAGACTagaggaaaaatgtaaaaaaaagatgagtACAAAAGTCAATAGAACAACAAGTTGATCTCCATGTGCGTGATTGCCTCCTCAGTGCAGTTACTCACTAGTCACTGCTGTCAGGATCCTGGCTCAGGTGGGACATCCTAATAAATGGATGCTGAAGAGCCTCAGTCGGAGAGAATCGCTTCTCCTCATCCAGAGTCAACAGGTGCTTGAGGAAGTCTATGAACTCAGTCCTGTCCTTAAACTCCTCAGCATCCTCTTCTTCGTAGATctggattttaaaaaagaaaataaggatTTACTGTAGGTCCTAGAACAAGTTCAAACCTCTCTCGCTCAAAACAtataagtgttaaaaaaaatcaagtcgTTTCAGGTGATAAACGCATGTATAAAGTaggttacattttaaagaagcgACCGCTGCTAAGTATTTGAACTCAAATATTGTAGAGAATACTTACATAGAGCAGGTCATCCAATGAGAAGAAATGGGGGCGCCATGTGGGCCATTCCTTAGCTTTCACCCTATTAATATCTGAGTATTCTTCTGGTGTCTGaggaaacacaatgacaataataagGGTTTAGGATACGTTTAAGGCAACAGTCAAggttcaacaacaataaaaactacgTTTTACCAGGAGCCTCCATCCCAAGCCAAACTCATCTGCCTCCTGACAGAAGAATCTCTTGGTATGCATGCCAAATAGAAGCTGGTCTTCTGACGGCATACCAAGATACTCCACCATGGCTTTCATCTGCAGAAataacacacaattacacacattatGGGCAGTTCTTCAAGACTTTATATCAACGTGTATAAAACAGCTGCAACCCTTAGAAAAAGCACGTGGGTCATTaaatggatggagggatggtgGATAAAAAAAGATGACCTACCATGAGATATTCACAGCTGACGGGGAAGAGGTTGGTATTCAGGTACAGGTTGGCCAGCATATAGCCCAGTCCCCACATGTCAATGGCCTCTGTGAACGGAAGGCCAAGACACACCTCTGGGGCCCTGTgaagcaaaatgaatgaaatacgcTTTAGAAATCTGTTGCTTAGCACTAAGTACCAACACTATAATGACTAAGGGTGTATCGATTCATCCATTTGATCGATTAGAAATCTATAAAACCTCACCTGTACCGTCCATTATTCAGggatttatttcagtcacagtggttgaattattatttttggctaaaaagttccTGAATCGATTTTAAGTCACTGAATCATTTCTGATCAAATCGTTCTGAATGAACCAATAGCGTATTTGAATCGTTACACCCTAATAATGACACAGGTTTGTTACAAAACCACAGAAGTCATTCAGGCTGACATCCTCATACCTGTAGCCCATGGGCTGAAGCCATTTCCCGTGCGTGGTGGAGGAGGATGGATGAGCCTGTCCAAAGTCAATGAGCTTGACTTGTAATGTATCCTCCTCAGTGTTTACCAGCATCACATTGTCAGGCTTGATGTCATTGTGGGTGATCCCCAGAGATTGGAGTCTCTGTAGTGCTACCAACATCTGCAGGGACACGATGAGAAAAGACAGAATTATAATGGAGTTCCTCTTATGGAGCTGTTTAAGATCAGCTTTTAACTCAAAGCTTTCTTAATGGATTAACAAGCATCATCATACATAGGATTTTAGTCAAACAATAAGAAAGGATCATACCTGCTTGGCAATGGGGCGGATTTGGTTCACATACATTGAAGAACCCAGTTTAGTTTTGAGGAACTGTAACAAGTTCATCTCCAGCAACTCAAAGACGAGGCAGGTATAGCTGGAGTACTCAAACCTCTCATGGAACTTGACCAAGTTAAACTGGTCTGGATCCAGTAGGTTGATTTTACTCAACATAGACAGCTGGAGGAGAATAAAAGCATAATTAGATCATCTTTATATCACTATTCTCTAAACAGTTCATAGTTAAAGACCTGTTGGAGGCACCAAAACTAGGAGAGATCCAAACACTCACCTCCTCCTCCACGTCTTGCACAAACGTGTCCttcaatatttttactgccactAATTTGCTGGTGGAATTAACCTGGCACTTGGCCACTTTACCGAAGGCACCTTCTCCGATGAACTCAATGATTGTATATTGAGTTGAGCTGCTCTGCAGAACCTGCCCAAAAATGAGTTGAGACTCTGTCAAAGTGATAGACATGGCACAAGGTTAGTATTCAGTATTTCAACAGTAAGACTCACATAAACAAGGACATTTTCTCCTGTCTTATAATTTTgaagtttgagtttttttaaaaaaaaaaaaggtctgtgAATCCACTTCATATGTGAAGTCCTGTCTTTGCATTTATTGCATGtcttgcattttctgttggcaCACTCTAAACAGTATTATCtacataaataatttaaaaggtttttttttttttaataaatattgttttcaatatatttaaaccagattaaagtaattttctaataataatttCTAACATAATTTAAGTAAATCTACTAATTGACTAAAGTCTTCTTTCATCTTAGCAGATCAGAGTTAATCCTCATATTTTGTCTATAAAGTCTCTTACCTACAGCAGCCATTTCTCAATCAGGTCTTCACAATTtaagctttaaaaatacacaaatattgctTATTTAACTTCTCAATACTTAGATCAAGAGAGAGTTTGTCCAACTGAACCACAACCACTCAGACAAACTACTGGAGTTATGGCTTTGTTTGGCTCTCTTTCATCTTGCAGCCATGGCAACCATACTTGAAAGCTGCTGTCAAACTGCATTGTAAATGTATACATTAAGTGTTgataaatgaagtaaatataTTTGTGTACTGTACTTAAAGTAATTTTGAGTATctgtacttttctttttttttaatttcttttttttttaacttaaccATTAAATTAATAAGACATGTGGATATGACTGGAAACATTTTAAGAATTTATTCAAATTGCTGATATTATATTCCATAAACTTTGTATATTAtgacagtgtttcccaaactttattgccccatgtaccccttagccttcATTTATTATCACAAGTACCCCATAGCTCACGttatacattgtttatttttgtctgtaggctcatccaacattaaccttgaatttaggccttttgttattcatttatttctgatgttttgcaaattttacaatttgaacttcaccttttggtgtattttaaagatgtgccacaaattattattgatggaggaggaaaaagtatgtgtgcatgtaaaaaaaaaaaaaaatcttcaatgattaaaaaataaactgacaaatgattctgtgtacctcctgagaggtgttcaagtaaCCCCAGGGGTACTCGTAcaccagtttgagaaccactgttctaataCATAATGCACATGATCACATAAACTTTTATAAGGTCAAAAGGTCAAAACTTTTTGAGCTAAGAAATGCATTTCTTAgtattttttatcaaaatgaTTTGCTAATAGGGTTGAAACTAGAATAACAGTTTGTGTAAAGTCCCAGGTTTGAATATTTGCACTTGTTTTGATCATTATGTTAAAGTTCAGAATAACTTTGTTTTATTACAAAGATaataacatttttgttatttcatttagttttttgtggcCATTGGTTAGATTGCCTCATCCCATTGGATTCCATcactgacactttgaaccatttttaccactttttatgtctgtttttgaccactctaatttgcaacttttaaccaaattctttggcttttaaaatcccatttcaccacctcttctaccatttttgttcacttttaaaaaaaaatgtatttgtgattgaaacaaggatttaggggtgtgtattgcctggtaTCTGGCAGTATGATTCCTATACTATAGTGCAACGAGTGTGGAGACATCTTTGTCAGCATGGCTGATCTTCACCAACACTTTGAGATTCACAAGGACCTCAACCCTTACATCTGTGTCCACTGTGGGGAGAGCTTTGCTGTGGAGACCAGTCTAAAGCAACTCCTGAAGATTCACATGAAAGAGAAGCCTCATGGTGTTGAGATCATGGGTAAAGATGTTATGGATGCCTTCAGTCTAAAATCTCATCAGATGATTCATTTACCAGACAGGCTCAGAATGTGGTAAGAGCTTTGCCGCAGCCAAAACCCTAAGAGAACACATGAAGATGCATTCAGAGGACACGCCCTATAAATACACTCAGTGTAGAAAGAGCTTTGTTTGAAGGAGGCATCTGAAAGAGCACCAGGAGGTCCACGCACAGGAGAAGCCGTACACCTGCGGCCAATGCGGTAAAGACTTTGTAATGACTTCCAACatgaagcagcagcagaagacACACGCCACAGTCGTGCTCATTGACCAACCTAACCAGTGTGCCCAGTACAGCAAATGTTCTGCAGCTACCACCATGCTGAGAGAGCACCAGAGGATCCACTCGGGCAAGAAACCGTACAAATGCAACATGTGCAGAAGAAGCTATTTAAAGTAACACCAGCAGGTTCACGCCGTACACCTGCAAGAATTGGAACAAAGGGGCTTTAACCACTCGTCGTCTTTTTCTCGCCACCACAAGACCCACCTACAGAATCCAGTTTTTTCACCACCTCAGCCTGGGAAACCTTTGCCTTATGGCTCTCCTTTGAAGCAACAGGTGCACCAACCAGGAGACCAGCCCTACATGTGCCTCCACTGCGACAAGGGCTTCAATCAGTCTTTGTCTCTGTCACGACACCAAAGAGTGCACTCGGAGGGCAAAACCTACAACTTCGGCCACTGTGGCACGAGATTCAAACACTTCTCCTCGCTCAACAAGCATCTCAGAGCCGATGGAGCCGCCTCAGCCCGAGTTACGGCCAGAGCCACAGCAGTCCAGCCCCATACCAGCACCGAAGGGATTCAGAAACAATGCCTTCCCAAAGCCACACATCCTGTCTGTGGAGAAACCATACATGGGCTCCCAGTGTGGAAAAGGATTTAATCACTCATCGTTCCTTTCCAGACACCACAGGATTCATGTTGATCAGTCAGCACATATTTGATCAGTCCAATGTAACACATCCCTGCTAACGacccccctttttttctgttcagCCAACACATCCACCCATCCACACCACGGCTGCATAGGAGACGTCAGACCACCATGTATAAAGGTGGGGTCAGCACATGACTGAAGTGGAGCAGcagagaataaataaacaatgctATGTAGAAATTTATGCTGAGCTgttatttgagaaaaaaaaagtttttcagaAGTTTTCTGTTTATTCTAACTTGCCCAACATTTTATGTTGTCACTGAtacattttgcatttattttcctGTCACGCTTTTACACTGTTACAACCATATTATCTATTGTTTTTCTCTCCCTGTGTTTTGTCAATGAACCCATTGTTGAGAGCAAATTGTGAAAGATCCATATAGACCTTCCCTTTAGAGGTCAACTTGTAACACCTTTTCCCAGTTTCTGAgtggcacatactgtatatggatTAATAAAGGTTGTTGACTCTCTTGGTGTGTTTAATGATTTGTCTAACAGTCAAAAACTTTACACTACAGTACATAATActaattttactgtatttgatgtgagaaatgataaaatatttaaGGTTAATTTTGCTCACAAAATGATTTTGCAGAGTGAAAGACTAGAGCCATAGTATTGAccagtaaaatacatttttttgttccaAATATTTATCTTAATGCTTTAAAGTTTACACCTTAGTTACATGGAAATAATCAATAGTGATTAAAAGACAAGTTTTACAGCTGTTTACACTGTTGTACTTGCAGTCGTTGACCACATGCTGTCAGTCTTTCACAATCTGAAGTAAAAAAGTAACTATAGTCATCAAACATCCTTATTCAGTCAgtctactagtacagtgcctgtggGAAGTATGTATTACTATAGAatagtgggaggttaagtagctttttcatggatgacaAAGTATGTGTACTTTGTTAATTACTTGTTATCTCTGCAGATTATTTCCAGATATTGTGTAATGTTGtttccttttaatttaaaatggtgCTTTCATATTATaaatttaatctaaaaaaagctgttttcttaaaaatgttattacgtcatttgtcatttttaaattccaaaAATGAATCACTTTGAATGCCTTGCTGATAAAATGTACTACATAATGTTTCCTTGCCTTATTATTGGTCTAATACATTATTTGCTGTCATGAATAATTatagttttaatcacaaattattacatttcCGGGTTGTCTGGACTGCATTACTGATGGACCAATCATTGATGAGTTTGCCTTAGTGGGCGTGTCTTCAGCGGTAACCACAGTGACAGACGTGCGTCACTCGAGCGTTAAAAACTTGTTCTTTCAACTTGAAAGCGGAAACTTTTTCAGTCTCTAATATTCCTGTGAATAAAAGCACGTTTACCTGCGCTTTGGACAGAAATAACAACATTTATACTTCTGCTAAACAAACGATGGACAAACTATTCCAAACACGTAAGTAGCCTCGATTTACAAACTTGTTTACTTCCTGTTTTCTATCAATTGGTGACTGATTGTTGCTTTAGTAAGTAAGGTTTATTTCTagagcacctttcacagacagaggtcacaaagtgctttacatatcagctcattcacactcacgttcacattcacacaccactgGAACAGAGctaccatgcaaggcgctagtcaaccactgggagcaaagACACTTAGACACACAGACCGGTATAGacagggatcgaacccccaacctctcaatcagagggCTATTTATTTAATAGCTTCTTCAGATTCTAAGCTTTATAGGTTAAAACTTTACTTTGATTTAAACTTTTAAAGGCACTATTAGATTTTCTTTCTAGGTAGCCTACTTCCTCAGCAACAAtttacattttgtcttttttgttgtttatcttTTTATACATGTGACCTGTGATAGTCTTATCAATAGaaatatcagtgtttttacttaaaatggggtaatttgttatatttttttatttttagtgcctcctaaatagtaaataatagaattaaatttaaaaaaaattactgattaaactgatatttttttacatttttgaatttacaattgtttttcaaaataaatcaccACACAATCTCCAACAacagtattctatactttcacgttctgatataaatctagttaaaataaaatgaaatatagaaATATCTGAGTTGGTGCTTCTTGTCACTTTCTGCACTAATCCTGGATACTATGTACTTGTaaatgtaacacagtataacaaacacgatcaaaaactaattttagagaaaaaaaatgtttcttgagaaaaataaaaatggggtaacgacaaaagaaaaaaggttgtgaaccactgctttagaagtTTAGTGATAATAATGAACTCTCTGtatcttgtgtttttcagcTTCAATGAGGACTGTCATCGTTCTCAATTTCCTAAGGAATGCGAGTCAGATGCGTCACCATCCGTACCTTTACGCCCAGGCCTGCACTGATTTTACAATGGACTGGCCGTCCTGCAGGCGACCACGGCCTGTATTTTCAATGTATGGACCGCCCATCTCTGAACCAGGTTGTGGTGGTACCCACACCTGGGAGGAAGGAGGCCATCTGTGGGATCAACAACACATCTTGCCTGGCAGCATGAGCCAACCTCCTGAGGTCACTGAAAGCATTTGCTCTCCAAACCAGCTCAGCTTTGCTTCCACTGATCCTAATGCAGCTCATGTctctgacattgttggaaaccTATTCCTCTACAGCCCTATTTCTGACTTATCTGGATGTGTGGCTGATGGCTTCCCTCTGCAGAGACAAACTGTTACTGAAGCTGAGGAACAGAATGTTGAACCCCAACAAAACCTTGAATCTGTTTTTAGGCCAAGTTACAGACGATCCTCCAGCTCAGAGAATGCTCAACCTGTGAACACTTGTAGTgtaaatatataatgtatataatccTCATATCCCTTTTATCAAATCAAATATTCAGTATTAAAAATGTGATGtgttatttaaactgttttacacttttttaaagaGTACTACTCTCTAAAAATCTTCATATTCATGCTTCTTAGGTGGAAAAATTATATgtgtgatgaaataaaaatgagtggaTGACAATAATATGTCTTTGTGTGGATTTATTCAGGATCCTGAGGGAACATGTTTTACAGAGACAAAGAAGTGTCTGCAAAAGAGTTTATCTGTTTCTTTATGGTCAGATATAGGAGTaagtaaagtaagtaagtaagtaaagtttatttatatagcgcttttttcagaccagggtcacaaagCGCTTCACAATTTACAGTTAAAAGGCACAATGCATATAAAAGTCCACTACAATGATGCTACAATGTATAAAAGAGTCCATTCACAAACAGGAGTGAGTCAAGAAAGCCTCCATAAAAAAGTGGGTCTTTAgatgacttttaaaaacatccacagagtcCAGCATCCGCAGAGTGTGTGGAAGAGCATTCCAGAGACGAGGAGCTACCGCCTTAAAAGAGTGATCACCTCGTGTTTTAAAGCGGGTGCGGGGGACCATCAGCAGGTTTTGCGAAGAAGACCTCAAGCTCCTGTTTGAAACATAGGGCTGGATCAGACCCTCAATGTATTCAGGCGCCTGGCCATGAAGGGCCCTGAAAGTCAGCACAAGGATTTTAAAATTCATCCTGTAGATGACAGGGAGCCAATGTAGAGTTTTTAAAATAGGAGTGATATGGGCTCTCCTACAGGTACGGGTCAGGAGGCGTGCAGCAGAGTTCTGGACCACTTGTAGACGAGCCAGATCCTTTTTGCTAAGGCATGTAAACAGACTGTTACAATAGTCCAATCGTGAGGGTTGGCTTTCTAAGCAAAAACATGACATCAGTGTCTTAGAAAAATTActagtattattatttgtgtcatagtatatattcatcttaaagatgtagccgaattccttgttttaatcacagataaaatttgttaaaatttacaaaaaatgggagaaaacgtggtaaaatgggattttaaaaatcaccaaaatatttttctattgtgttttttatttttttgtattggtttttggaaacattgttgtgtatttgtaaaaaatttgtacattttcttctcattttaggtgttgttgtttttttgtgtttttgtaaataaatttgttgtccttttgtgtattttagcttGGTTTAATGTTCCAGTGAATAAAAATACCATGACGACTGAAGTGATTTCAAGAAACAAGTTTATTAGcatatgaaattaaaacaaaacaaaagatatACCAAACTTGGTTTATTAAATCTTTatcaaaagtgtgtttttatgtacaaATGGGGCCTAATTCATTTGGAATGTTTTAAAGATTGTGTATAAGTTCTGTGAGTACTACTCTCTAAAAATCTTcatattcatgcttttt
Protein-coding regions in this window:
- the LOC114460618 gene encoding zinc finger protein 502-like; amino-acid sequence: MADLHQHFEIHKDLNPYICVHCGESFAVETSLKQLLKIHMKEKPHGVEIMGKDVMDAFSLKSHQMIHLPDRLRMWRHLKEHQEVHAQEKPYTCGQCGKDFVMTSNMKQQQKTHATVVLIDQPNQCAQYSKCSAATTMLREHQRIHSGKKPNRCTNQETSPTCASTATRASISLCLCHDTKECTRRAKPTTSATVARDSNTSPRSTSISEPMEPPQPELRPEPQQSSPIPAPKGFRNNAFPKPHILSVEKPYMGSQCGKGFNHSSFLSRHHRIHVDQSAHI
- the LOC114460617 gene encoding homeodomain-interacting protein kinase 3-like, with the translated sequence MSITLTESQLIFGQVLQSSSTQYTIIEFIGEGAFGKVAKCQVNSTSKLVAVKILKDTFVQDVEEELSMLSKINLLDPDQFNLVKFHERFEYSSYTCLVFELLEMNLLQFLKTKLGSSMYVNQIRPIAKQMLVALQRLQSLGITHNDIKPDNVMLVNTEEDTLQVKLIDFGQAHPSSSTTHGKWLQPMGYRAPEVCLGLPFTEAIDMWGLGYMLANLYLNTNLFPVSCEYLMMKAMVEYLGMPSEDQLLFGMHTKRFFCQEADEFGLGWRLLTPEEYSDINRVKAKEWPTWRPHFFSLDDLLYIYEEEDAEEFKDRTEFIDFLKHLLTLDEEKRFSPTEALQHPFIRMSHLSQDPDSSDYLTTAQALMPTEASHSVTPVKDGEAHVAEEADEVPPTPASSQITHIETDVPKVPLSHVNDDNERVQEPCQDLGKELHLPATQSDSGICSFPEQFPNHCDEGLECVSSVNGPMVEDVPFPTPKRFKNIRRFFSRIQKLFFSCCCSSVQE